AGTAAACCAGTCAggtaatttatatatttatttatttatatttttttattaggccaaatacaaatacaagaGCTGTTTGCTTACAAACCAATGCTGtgaccaaaacaacaaaataacatacaaaaaaacataaaataaaataaaactatagAAAGCCAAGAGCAGACAAATGTGCTTCTTCAATGAAATGATGCAGCTTACCCATCACAACACAGCCACTGGTATCTCAAACAATGAACAACTATATTGCCACAAAAAGAAACAGACGTTCACAGGGCACTGTGGTAGCAGGGGTTGACAGGTATTTCTGAGCTATACCTGCACTCAGAAGAACACTTCCCATTTTCCTTCTCTAGCATCAGCTCGTGCAGTAACTCCCATACCTCACCTTCTTCCTCTTTGGGAAGGCACTTCAAGTCCTTGAACCTTGGGTCACACACAGTTGCAATCTTCAACCAAGGAAGATTGGTTCTCTCATTACGGCTGACTCTAAAGGTTTCTTTAAATTTTAAAACATAGGCAGAGTCATCGTCAGTCACCGCCATCACTCTGGACAAGTGGCACAAGGCTGGCAAGACCACTGAGCATGAAACATACTGCTCTCCTCCTAGTAGTTCAGTGACATATCTGCAATAGAAGGTACAGTTTTAGGGTCTAACCCTCTAAGCctcaaccatccaaaacatatggctAACCTTAAGAATTCCAAACCAAACTTGCAcctaattataataaactactttaacCGATGTTCAACCTTCTCAACAAAAAGGACagaccaaatgtcctcacaagaaggtggcatGTCAAGAGTTGGTACTtatgggcaatatggacaaaaaatgttATCGTGATaaattttgtcattttggtgcaatacattttattctatttcatgtgttgtacacactacagtctctctttaaactgttttatgatgaacattatttgtggagtttgtctccagcatcattatttgttgatgtttaaatacaatagttaactaagtgtagagatgagaaattcaatgtttgaTGTCTCTGACAGAACCTgttcgtgtctgacagactgctctgccagctttatttaggggttaaattgtcTGCTGAATCTCAcctctcttaacagttgactttaactatggaccaatctggacacatttcctcgatgctattgaagaaatattagaaatcatgtgaataaatgattatttagtcatattctattctcagaattattatacaaactgtcagtcatttgtcttctgtgatgaaaaaccttttcacaattctctctcctagaATGGTTGTTTTCACGAATACTAGAAattgttgacggtccctaactgatgccgggtcgtagcattagcgtgaaagtgtgtccgcgatcagtgagcAGAAGAGGACGGCGCCGCCAATACCAGAGCGGAGGTCCTTCCAATATCTGATACTATTTTCACTACGGTGTTTCGCTGTgctgatgtgaaccaaggcagacgaccgcgacagagaacctatgaggaccactcgaggtaataaaataaaaacgcatccagagactcagagtcggtcgaaggttccctgtattaaaaatacgttTAAAACTGCGATTGTGAACCAAAATCCACCACACTggcgtggagattgtgtttggtggtatattgtgtacgataagttaacGCCCTTCCCTAGTACTCACAAGTACTGTAAAACATGCCCAGACACTGCGCGTACTGAACCACACATGAGAGACAAAAAATGTACTTGCCTGCATGGCTCAAGTAAgtgctccagcttctccagtttAGAAATCTCTTGTGCTGTCAACATCCCAATGTTGGTCTTGTGCTGAGCCAGGGCTGCAGCCAGTGGATCCTTGTTTCGTCGGATTCGTTTGATCACCTCCACAGCAGAATTCCACCGGGTGGAGACATCCTGAACCAGCGATTCTTCCTGCTGTCCGTGTGCAGTCTGTTGCGCTCCTAAATCACGAGCATTCCAAGGGCTGTGTTTAAAACGGCCAACGATTTTACGCCTTTTGGTCAGGACGTTTTCAAAACCACCATCTTTTAGGGCGACGGTGGTGGTAGTTTATTCACACTCCTTGGCAACATCGAAGAATTCCTCTGCACAAGTCTCAGCTGTAAGTCGTGACCATGTTCTCTTTACAGTCAAAGCATTTTCCAGTCTTCGTCAATAAAGTGTGCTGTGACACCCAGGTAGTTGTCATTGACGAACGATGACCGGTGGTCAccagtgagtgaatgaatgcgAGTCACAACTGTGCTCCTCCACGGTAGTTCAAATGAACTGTCCCCCGATGCCAATCGTAAGACATGCTTAAGTCCAACATCCTCTACAATGTTAATTGACCGACAATCGCCGGCAACCCAAACCGCCAAAGCATTCGTGATTTTTTCAGGTTTGGAGATCGATCGACTGTACTCGGGAAGTGCAGTCTGGCAGCTGACAGTAGATGTGGTGCTTTCCGTTGGGTGTCTCGCTTTCAAATGATATTTTAGCGTTGAAGTACTACGATGGTAGCGGAATTCAGACTTACAAATTGAGCACACGACTTTAGAGCAGTCTGTTGTTCCGTCACTCagcgtttttaaaaaaagctttcCATCCAACAACCCTCTTCCAACGCTCTCCATCGCATCCAATCTGGTGTTAGCGCCAGTCGATTACACGCAAAACCAATAAAGCTTACCAGGAGAGCCTGGGCTCCGAGGCGCACAGCCAGTCGTCGGGGCAGACCCATCTTCACCCCTCCATCAGCGAGAGCATCCACAGCTGTGAACACCTGCAGTGCCACAGTCAACAACACTCTCAGAAttaacttaatttttttttttttgacaataagCTAGCGACATGAACACTCACGTAAGCCGGGCCACTGCCACTCAGTCCAGTGACAGCATCGATCAGGTCTTCCTCCACCTCGGTGCAGTACCCCACGCTGGCCATCAGCTGCTCCAGAAGTTTCCCATCCTCCACCTCCGCGTGTGTGCCGGTGGCATATACGGTGGCTCCCTCCCGAACCACCACTGGAGTGTTGGTCATGCAGCGCATCACTTTTGGATCAGTGTGGTACTGTTGAAGCTTCTGTGGACATAAATattcaagacaaaaaaagcTAAGGAAGATAATGGTGAAGACAGATTTCCATACAAAGTGCTTGGACTTGCCTTCTCGATGGAGCTGATGGTGACACCGGCTGCACAGGACACGATGAGGTGACGATCTTCGATGTCTGTTCCGATTTCGTCGAGCACAAAGggaatgatgtgaggcttcaccgCCAGGAAGAGGACATCACTCTTGTTCACCGTCTCTTTGTTGCTGGTCGTGAAATTTACACCCAATTTCtgtgaagacatttttgttTCGTTATTGTTAATTATTATGATTCCTGTGGCAAATTTGGAAGATAAAGGTCACCTGTCTGGGCATTTCACTCTTCTTGTTGTGAACCAATAACATCCACACTAATGGCCTGCATTGTCTTTATAGACTGTACAAGCTCTAAATAACTTGGTCTAAAACATGCAACGTAAGACGTTTGGCTTGTACGTGGCAGTCATTGGATTTTCAATATGAAACATTAGACTTTCTAATTTTGGATGGTGTCCACACCCTGGAATAACTAACTGGCAGTGTTCAATGTGTTCCACACTCACCAGTTAAACTAAGATTATCTTGTATATCAGCACGATTTGGAAGTTACTTGGAGTCCACTCACTCTCAGTCCTTGTACTGTGGGGAGGTCGGTGTCTGGGGAGCTGGCAGTGATTCTGTGAGAGGCGATCACGCCTTAAACAGTCCAAACAGAGGATTAATAATCATTTCTTTGTGTTTACAGCACGACAAGCTGTTTAATATAGTGTTGTGATCAAAcactcacctgctgctgtgaagcCCCTGACCAGGGCATGGGTCAGCTGACCCGCCCCTATGAAGCCAACACTCATAACCTCTGCAAACGAAGATTTGACGATTAATTTCAGCTAAAATGTGTCAACTATTGCCAACCATGGAGCAGTCATGGCGGTAAAAACACGACTTCCTAGTTGAGCAAAGCGACATTAGCACTTTAAACAGAGGCACTAAAACAAACATACCAGATAATAAAGGTCCTGCTTCCAAGAGAAATCCTACACGAAACTTTCTCAAACGTCGTCACACACAGTACAGTCAACGTGGCTACTAGCTACACACTCAAATACTGTATCTGCTGCATATTACGTATGACTGACATGCTTCAAGGCCAATGAGCATGCGGGTTTTGAAAACATAGACGTTGTTTGACCATTCAGCGTATGAGTCGGGCAGAATATTTATCTAGGACGCGAGTTGCATCAGTTTGTGCTGCAGGGCAGAGAAATCCTGGTTACCTAGTCTAACCAcagttctatgtcatatgtgcttcgccctctaagggccttcactattggttaatccacatcgaggcactggcctcggcctgagacttcgattgattggctctccgcccaggaaggcactcCTCACTGTGTATAACACCGCGCATCTTCCGCGGCTCTGCcacttttggaactcagccgcCAAAGACAGgtctgctgggcagccagttatgcacatattcatagaactacAGTCACATTAGGGAACCAggatttctatgtcatatgtggggagccctctaacggccttcgccaTTGGTTAAAGCCACAGTGAAGGCCATTGGGATTAGTTCTCTCCCAgcatggaaagaaagaaagaagaaagaaaccaGACCATACCTTAGGAACCAGGTGATTGACGTCCTACCGCAGCGTCCGAGGACAAAGATGCACCTCTGGAAAGGACAGTAAGGGCAACTGaggtgtccaccatgtccttcgAGTAAAAGCAAAGGTCAACGTAGACGACCAGGACACCGCCTGGCAGAGGTCCTCCGTGGAAGCTCCGCCAAACAGCGCCGCTGAAGAGGAGATAGACCTGCTCGTTTTGATGAGTGGAGGGGTGGAACGCCCACAAGATGATCACCTGTGAGCGGTACACCGAGGTGATCACCTTTGGTCTGAAAGCAGAGTTAGCGTGAAGGGTTGCTGAGTCCCTTCCACCACCAAATGAGAGGTAGGGTTGACTGATTATGCTGTCAGACCACTCACCTGTTTCGCTGTAGCCAAAGCTAAGAGCAGTACCGTCTTAAGGGACAGGTCCTCCAGAGACGATTCCGCTAGAGGTTTGAATGGAAGTTTACGCAGGCCTTCTAGGACCACTTGCAGATTCCATTCCGGAGTTAGGCTCTTTACAGGATTCCAGCTCCGTCTGGCACCAAGCAGAAACCTCTTGATGGCCGGGAGACTTCTCAAAGAGAAACGACCCAGGCCCTGGTGT
The genomic region above belongs to Synchiropus splendidus isolate RoL2022-P1 chromosome 19, RoL_Sspl_1.0, whole genome shotgun sequence and contains:
- the LOC128751154 gene encoding pyrroline-5-carboxylate reductase 2-like, whose amino-acid sequence is MSVGFIGAGQLTHALVRGFTAAGVIASHRITASSPDTDLPTVQGLRKLGVNFTTSNKETVNKSDVLFLAVKPHIIPFVLDEIGTDIEDRHLIVSCAAGVTISSIEKKLQQYHTDPKVMRCMTNTPVVVREGATVYATGTHAEVEDGKLLEQLMASVGYCTEVEEDLIDAVTGLSGSGPAYVFTAVDALADGGVKMGLPRRLAVRLGAQALLGAARMLLDSEQHPGQLKDNVCSPGGATIHALHVMESGGFRSLLINAVEASCVRTRELQFLADQEKIGVRSGGISLFNSGNPRTKKH